In Gracilinanus agilis isolate LMUSP501 chromosome 1, AgileGrace, whole genome shotgun sequence, the sequence ATGGagcagacaacatgcaaacaactctttttttttttttttaaagtgaaaaatagtatgctttgatctgaactcaaactccttcagttctttctctggagatggatagcattttttgtcacaAATTCTTCAGaactatcttggatcattgtattgctgagaacagctaagtctttcaccattaatcattgcacaatattgctgttactgtgtacagtattcccctggttctgctcagttttgtatagatctttctgaaatcatcctggtcatcatttcttatagtgcaatagtattccatcacagtcatataccacattttgttcagtcattttgtggACATCCCcatagtttcaattttttttgccaccacaaaaaactgctataagtatttatgtacatataagtccttttctctttttttttggctctctttgggatacagacctagtagtggtattactgaatcaaagagtacagttagttttatagccctttgagcataattccaaactatctttcagaatggttagatcacttcacaattctaccagcagtgtattttatgttccaattttgccacatttcctccaacatttgtcaattccctttactgtcatattagccaatctgaagTTGAACTTCAgagtttttaattttcatttttctagttaagagtgatttaggggcagctgggtagctcagtggagtgagagtcaggcctagagacaggaggtcctaggttcaatacaccgaagtacaagggtttaaaaaaaatataataaaaaaaaaagaatgatttagaacattttttcatatgactatagatagctttgaattcttcatctgaaaactgcctgtttatatcctttggccatttgtcaactggggaatgatttgaattcttataaatttgactcagttctctatatatttgaaaaatgagacctttatcagagaaacttcttGTACCTTCTTCTTATGTAGAATCTTTCTAATTGTCAAagttattagaaattatatttatcattttcccatattgaaaggtaaacagtttaaccttattgagcaccttataatttctcttcatttacctttttatgcttctcttgagtcttatattggagagtcaatttttttattcatttttaatctttttatcaagaatgcttgagggcagctgggtagctcagtggagtgagagtcaggcctagagacaggaggtcctaggttcaaacccggcctcagccacttcccagctgtgtgaccctgggcaagtcacttgacccccattgcccacccttaccaatcttccacctatgagacaatacaccgaagtaaaagggtttaaaaaaaaacaaattacaaaaataataataataaaaaaaatgaatgcttgaaagtcctctatttcatttagTATCcattttcccagaaaaaaataattacaaaattcatctggaagaacaaaagatcaagaatattaagggaactaatgagaaaaatgtgatggatggtggcctagcagtaccagagcttaaactgtactataaagcagtgatcatcaaaacaatctggtactggctaatagaTAGAATGtgagatcaatggaatagattaagggcaagtgacctcagcaatttagtttttgataaacccaaagatcccagctttggagataggaacttactatttgacaaaagctgctgggaaaattggaaaagagtttggcaaaaattaggtttaagatcaatatctcacactccataccaagataagtttaaaatgggtatatgacttaaatatcTTAAAGAGTGagattataagcaaattaggtgaaaatagaatagtttacctgtcagatttatggaggATGGAAGCATTTAAGACAaaataagagatggagaacattataagatataaaatgaataattttgactatattaaattaaaaaatgtttgtccaaaaaaacccaatgcaaccaagattagcaaggaagcaacaaattggggaaaaaatttataacaatttctctgataaaagtataatttctcaaatatataaagaactaagtcaaatttataagaaactaagtcattccccagctgacaaacaggcaagggatatgaataggcagttttcagaggaagaaatcaaaactatcaataatcttatgaaaaaatatactaaatctctcctgattagagaaatccaaatccaaataACCTtatacctaacagattggccaatatgacagtaaaggaaaataataaatgttggaggggatgtggcaaaattgggacactaatgcattgctggtggagttgtgaattgatccaaacattctggaaggtaatttggaattatgcccagagggctttaaaagaatgcataccttttgatccagcaatatcacttactaggtttgtatcctggagagataaaaaaaaaaaaaaaagggatgcacctgtttgtacaaaactatttatagctgctctttttgtggtggtgaaaaattggaaactgagaagatgttcttcaattagggaatggctgaacaaattgtagtatataatggtgatggaatactattgtgctataagaaatgatgaactgcttgatttctttaagactggaaagacctacatgaaatgatgtggagtgaaataagcagaaccagcagaacattagACATAATAACTGTAACATTGTGGTATGACCAAATGTAATATACCTTGCTACcagcagcaataaaatgatccaggacaattctgagggacttatgaaaaggaatgctatccacgtcTAGAGAAataattgttggagtagaaatgcagaagaaaacatatgatttatcacttgtttttttgggtataggatttgaggttttgggcttataatattactcttttgcaaaaatgaataatatggaaacagtttttgagtgataatacgtgtataacccagcgaaattgcttgtcaactccaggagaggggagagaataggggagggagacaatataaattatataagtttggaaaatatgtgtaaatatgacactggaataaaataaaggaaaaaaatatgttgCCTTccacaaaaaaatctattttcccttttgaaaGATTATGcacagttttgctggataagttatttttggttgtaatcacAGCTCTTTTGCCTCCCAGAAAATAATATTCTAAGGCCTCCACACCTTTAATGTTATAACTGCTAAATCTAAggtgatcctgactgtgacttcgtagtatttgaatggtttctttttgtcTGCTTAAAGTAATTTCTCTTTGACTTGAGAGCTTTGGAATTTAGCTAAAATTTTACTGGGAGTTTTCGTTTTGGAATGTCTTTCAGGTGGCAGTCAgtggattattttaatttcttttttactttttgattTTGAGGATGTCTGGACAATTTTCCTTGACAGTGTTTTGAGGTAGGATGTTTAGGTTCTTTCTTTGTTCATGGTTTTCatttagtccaataattcttaaattgttttttctcaatttcttttctaggtcagttatttttctaatgatatgttcctcaatttttaaaattctttttactttgcgttattatttcttaatgtcccatggagtcattagtttctatttgcccaattctactttttatgaaattattttcttcagtaagattttgtgcctctttttccatttggtcagttcTGTTTTTAATAAATTACTTTCATGAGgggatttttgtacttctttttccacgTGGCCAATTCTGTTATGATTCACATTGGCCCTTTTGCCTCTTCATCACAtaacacattctctctctctctctcaactctgtgccttcttttttttatatttttattttattttgaatattttcctgtagttacatgtttcatgttctttccctctccccaaccccccctaAATCCCTTTAGctgatgcacagttccactggattttacatgtatcattgattaagatctaattccatattattgatagttggactagagttattgtttagtgtcttcatccccaataatatccccatcagcccatgtgttcaagcagctgtttttcctctgtctttttcctcccacagttcttcctctgaatgtggctagttttctttctcataagtaaatccctcagccttgctctagattcttacattgctgctagtagagaagtccattatgttcgattgtactatccatctctgtgtataatgttctcctggttcttctttcactctgtatcaattcctggaggtgtttccagttcacatggaattcctccagttcattattcctttcagcacaatagtattccatcaccaacagataccacaatttgttcagccattccccaattgaaggacattctctcattttccaatttcttgcaaccacaaagagcacggctataaatatttttgtacaaatctttttatctatgatctctttggggtacaaacccagcaatgatatgactggatcaaagggcaggcattcttttagagctctttgggcatagttccaaattgccaaccagaatggctgaatcaattcacaactccaccagcaatgcattaatgtcccaatttcgccacattccctccaacatttattactctcccctgctgtcattttaaccaatctgctaggtatgaggtgatacctcagatcaGCTCTGTACCTTCTTATTGACTTGCCTATGCCTATCATATTCACATTCCTCACCTCTATCTcctgctttcccttcctttttttcatatGCAGCCAGATTCACATTCTGTGGAAggcctttctttttcccttctagattccagtaccttccctctgagataagCTCCAATTTGTCTCATCTGTATCTTGTTCATAGCTACTTCTTGTCCTCTAGCctgtgagctcctagagggcagacACTGCGCTTGCCTTACTTGGTATCTGTACTGCTAGCTCACTGCCTGGTACAGAGTAAGATATTAGCAAATGCTTGTCAGTCGACTGACTAAGAGCATCTCAGGATTCTTTGTTTGACATGTTTCTATCAATGAGCTAAATGGTGGCTTAGAAGTATGCTTCTCAGATTGAGGACTGCACAATTCTGGAAAGGAGAGCTAACACCTTGGATCATAGCATAAGGAACTGAAAAAAGCATTGAGGAAAATTGAGTatgatgaaatttaaatttaatatggatAAATGTATTCTTAGTTTGGTGTGCCAGAAATAaacttcacaagtataagatgGAGGAGGCTTGACATCTGTTCGTGCAAAAAGATCTGGGCCTGTTAGTGGACTGTGGTCTCATTGTGAGTTAGCCCTATGGTGGAGCAGCCAAAAAAAGCTCAAGCTATCATGTGAATTTATTCTGCTTGGAGATGCATAGGACCATAGGAGTTATTCATCTCACTGTGCTCTGCTCTGGTCAAAATATATCTGAAGTCTTGTGCTTAGTTCTGGCTTCCACATTTCAGCAAGAACATTGGTAAGCTGGAGAGCTGGACAGTTTGTAGAAGGTGGCGtgtgggcttaaaaaaaattaaacattaaaaaaattacacacaaacaatttttatcaattgttttctgacattttgtgattcagagtctctctccctctctccttttccccttccaaaGGAAGTAAATAAATAGTTGGATATATTTTATACcggtgctttcatgcaatacacattttcatattccttatgccatgacagaagacacaaatcactcatacaataaaaaaaaaaccaacctcatgaaggaaataaaatgaaagatggccTGCTTTGATCTGTGGCACACAGACTTCCTAAAGGGGTTTTGAGATCACATCATATTAGGATTGGTCAAAAGTGTTTAGCTTGGAAGAGAAAAGATCATGAGTGGACACATGAGTGTCTACAAGTATTTCCAAGGTTTGTAATTTAATGTAGAGGTATTGGGCTTGTACTGCATGCCCCTGTATGGACAAGTTAGGAGCAaggggtagaagttgcaaagaagcaaatttaggcatGATTTAAGGGAAAATTCAACAATGAAAAAGTTAGCCCAGAGTGGACTAGACTGCTTGGGAGGTATTGAGTTCCTCCTCAGAGGAAGACCAGAAGTAAAGTCTGGAGGCCCACTGTTTTATATGTTAAGGAGATTTTTTCAGTTGTGCTTCAGATGTGGGTTGAACTTTATGGTCTCATgtcttttgtacttcttttgaGTTTcagtgtttctctgaattctacaAGTCTTCACATTTTAATGTGCATATAGTTTTGTTGGATAATGTTTTACTTCTGCTTAGGTATTCTATCTTAAAAAATTCCGAGTTTAATGATACCTTTTGACTTTATGTTACCTTCACCTCCCTTCACCTCTTATCAGCAAGTCatctcttaaaacaaaaaataaagtcatttttaCTAAAACTAACTACTAACAACACACTGATTATGAGATACTGGCAGTGTTCTGTCTCATCTCTCCAGCAGAAGggcttttttctatctcttctcagGGACAGAGCTGGTCATTATATAGcattctgttttatttattttccatttttatacttTATGTTCTTGTAATCATTATATTTACtgttttcctggatctgtttATGTTGTACAGCATCAATTAAAAGTCTTTCCATGCTCCtcttaattattcatatttatcatCTTTTACAAcgcagtaatatttcattatattcatattccacaatttgtttagctcttCTCTAATCCATTCTTTAGCCAGTCTTTAGATGTTCagtattattttgtaaaataaatattagacATTCTTTTTATTATCTACTGTTGTCAATAAAGAACTCCAAACCTTTATACCAAATAATAGCAGAGGAATCTATTCCATATAGAGATCGTTAAGttttagtatataatatatagtctacaatataatacattatttatataaaatttaaataaattctgaTATCATTGtttagatgatttttttcttttctacaataTAATCTCTCTCAGAATCTTGCCCAGAGTAGCTAATGGCCTTATTtacttgttcttttaaaaattcaaattttggaaagggaaaataaaaaatgtaaattttttgttctcttttctctaaggtgaactattttcttttgaaattctatttttatagtttttcatcTTCTAGATATTCTTATTaccaatattctttctttttatctatttctcttgGCTTATGAATACTATATACCTCACTAGTGGGTCTACGACAAATGATTGATAATGGAGTCTATATTAGGTAGGATATATGATCCTCATTAACTTAGGATTCATTCAAGACAGAAACCTGTATAGTAAATAGTCATCTAATTTTAACACGTTAGCCATCAAGTACTTCCAGGAAATAGTTTGAAGGAAGGGCAAGGCAAAAACCAATGAAATGATTTGTTGGCTGAAGGGAAAGGCCAGAAGCAACCTTACTAGTCTagtgctttgtttttttgttgaatgaatacatGTAGGAATGGGTAGAAACAGTGGGATTTATTTTCATCAAGGATTCATAGcttgatgtaatggaaagaatatgaCTCTTATGGTCTTGGGCTCTTGAGTTTTAGAACTCTGCTGTCTTGGATGGCTTTGGACAAGTCTGTTAACCTCTTTGTCCCTCATTGTCCTCATCTTTAAAGAGGAATGGTGCTTTCATGACCTACCAAAGAGGGgtgttatgaagattaaatgagtaaataaaaacCTACATAAATGTAAACATCATAATGTATTAGCACTATGCAGATGTTAGTAATGGTTGTCATTTGGAAAGTGTCCTTATATGAACTGGTTAATCCAGTCCCACAGAATAACTTTGCATGACAGGAAGGTATGGTGATGTCTTTAGTGGGTGGTGGGTGGTGAATTTGGTAGAAATTGAATAGCTCCAAGAAAGTGTGGTGCTCTTACTTAGTTTTTGGAAAGATCTGACTTGGATTATTAGGACCTTATCCTAAGTGGGTGAATGCCAGTAGAGTACTGGAAATGTAGCCTATGAAATAATAAGTAGGAGTGTTGGTATTTCTTTTATGTTCACTTTTGGTCTCTAATTTTTATATCTCTGatgaaactttctttttaaagggaCAAAAGAAGATCTAGAAGATCTGaacaaggaaatcaagaaaattgCTAATAAAATTAGAGCCAAATTAAAGAGTAAGCTTGAACATTTAACTGCttttttagttaaatgttttatgTTGACTTTTTGGGAAAATCTTTGCTTTAGTTATCAGTCCTTTTCTATTGTGTATTTTAAGGTACCAGCTGTGAAGCACTGGAGGAGAGGAGCTAAATGTTAGTATTCTTATCATCTAGGCCAGTCTCTACCTCTTATTCACAAATATCAGTCCCTGAGTTATGACTCTCCAGTTACCTTGAGCACTTGACTGTGTACTAATCATTCagtctcatattttattttctaaattaaaaaataataaaatttgaaacTATTTTCACTAAATTTGTTATTTTAGGCACAGCATAACTTATCATtaggtatatatgtacatataaatacatatatacacacatgtggaaatatgtattataattagTGATAGTAGAGCTTTTTATTAGTGGAAAAAAAGGTAAACCTAGAatgggcattttattttatttaaaaaaaattttaagactttACCTTCTAGAATAAATACCatatattggctctaaggtagaagagtggcagggGGTAGGccacaggggttaagtgacttgccaggatcacacagctaggaagtgtctggggtctgatttgaatccaagacttcctgtccctaggcctaactctcagtctgctgagccacctagctgcccacctagACTGGACATTTTGAAAATGATTAAAGCACAATCTGACTTATGATGTGTTTATTGCTTAAATTTTTAACTTTGGTAGCAATGGTTTTTGAGGTGTTTGATTTTTGTGTATGAGttaaaatagagattttttttctcttatgatcATGGAAGAATacagttctttttaaaatcaaagtcTCTTTTTACCAAGATTTTCCTTAATCTAGAGTAATCTCTTAGCCAATTATTTATAAATCTCTCTCTAGAAACTTATCAACTTAGTTTTATTTGGGAGAGGAGAGCAGAAAGAAATGTATCCCCTTCAAGAAAGAGAGCACTCTGAGTTCAGCATTCATTGCTTcatttgaaacaaaaaaagttaaagcgATTCTGTTTGTCCTCAGCTATTGAACAAAGTTTTGATCAAGATGAGAATGCCAACCGAACTTCAGTGGATCTTCGGATACGAAAAACACAGGTTTGAGCATCAACTGAATTTGACTGAAATAAAAGCTCAGAGACCATTCTTCTCTGATGTCACATAATTTCTGCTTTCAAAATAGGGGCTGTAATATGCTTAGAAGAATTGTTagccatttattaagtatctagcACTCTATTCAGAGTTCAGTATGCCTGCTAAGGGTTGGAGCATACATTTAAAAtatcagtttctccatttgaagGAATAGTATAGTAGCCTGACTAGCTGAAGTTCATTTTCTtattggaaatgaaagaaaaatatttaatattttgatcaATTTTATCCCTGTTATAGCATTCTGTACTATCTCGGAAATTTGTGGAAGTTATGACAGAGTATAATGAAACACAGACTTTGTTTCGGGAACGAAGCAAAGGACGGATACAGCGTCAGCTAGAAATAAGTGAGTAAATAACATTGTAATCTTGTTTGAAATCACATCAGCTATGTGACCAGGAAGATGTGTCCTTAACCTTAAcctctttgagcttcagtttgcttatctgtaaaatgggaataatgatatttACACTACAAACCTCACTAGATTATTGGgaagaaaatactttgcaaacatgagtcattattattgttgttatggtGAGAAATATGTCACTTATGAAGTACAACCCCCTAATTGaagtattttaaattatgttaatCTCTTTCTAGCTGGAAAAACTACCACTGATGATGAGCTAGAAGAGATGTTGGAAAGTGGGAATCCTTCTATTTTCACTTCAGATGTAAGCATACAAATGCCACTAGGATTggatatgcattttatttttaaaaaaatattgcaaaccaACCATATGTTCATTAgcatttctttcttgtttctccaTTCCAAAGATTATATCAGATTCTCAAATTACTAGGCAAGCTCTCAATGAAATTGAGTCACGTCACAAAGATATTATGAAATTGGAGTCAAGTATACGAGAGCTGCATGAAATGTTTATGGATATGGCTATGTTTGTTGAGACTCAGGTAACTAAACTGATTTGAATgcctcttcaatttctttaaaaggaaatctATCTTTCATACTTGTGATTTTATGTTTGGTTGAATAATAGCTTCTggtatatttgcatttttaaaaatcccctatctttggtcttagaatcaatacagagtgttggttccaaggcagtagagcaataagggctaggaaatgggagttaagtgacttgctctgggtcatacaactaggaagtgttggaggccagatttgacctgactccaggcttgattctcaatccacagagctatctagctgccccttatgtctgtatttcttattcttttagaATAAGAGGAAGCTTCCCTTCA encodes:
- the STX2 gene encoding syntaxin-2 isoform X1, whose amino-acid sequence is MRDRLPDLKACKSNEDGEATVVVEKDHFMDDFFHQVEEIRNNISKIAQNVEEVKKNHSIILSAPNPDARTKEDLEDLNKEIKKIANKIRAKLKTIEQSFDQDENANRTSVDLRIRKTQHSVLSRKFVEVMTEYNETQTLFRERSKGRIQRQLEITGKTTTDDELEEMLESGNPSIFTSDIISDSQITRQALNEIESRHKDIMKLESSIRELHEMFMDMAMFVETQGEMINNIEKNVMNASDYVEHAKEETKKAVKYQSKARRKKWIIVAVLLVLAAILALIIGLSVGK
- the STX2 gene encoding syntaxin-2 isoform X2 is translated as MEDRLVDVAECKSNEDGEATVVVEKDHFMDDFFHQVEEIRNNISKIAQNVEEVKKNHSIILSAPNPDARTKEDLEDLNKEIKKIANKIRAKLKTIEQSFDQDENANRTSVDLRIRKTQHSVLSRKFVEVMTEYNETQTLFRERSKGRIQRQLEITGKTTTDDELEEMLESGNPSIFTSDIISDSQITRQALNEIESRHKDIMKLESSIRELHEMFMDMAMFVETQGEMINNIEKNVMNASDYVEHAKEETKKAVKYQSKARRKMIIIICVIVLLVILGISLATTLS